The Lewinellaceae bacterium DNA window GTTGTCTTGAATTCCTTTTTAGCAGAACGTAAACGGTCGGTGGACTGGCTGCAATCACTGCAGGATCCTCCCTGGCATCATGAACATGTTCACCCAACCGCCGGCATACGGTCAGCACGGTTGTTTTTTACCAACTGGCTGGCACATGATTATCTCCACATCCGGCAGATCACTCGATTGAAATACGATTACCTGCATGCCATGACCGGGGTCGCCCTGGATTATGCTGGGAAGTGGGTTTAATCAATAAGAAGAAAGACATTTGATAGGGTGCCCGGGGTGTAAGATCGTCCGGATTTATTACTTTCAACAAAAAGTATAACATCATGACGAAATCTATAAACCGTAAGGAATTCATCCGGTTATCCACCGCTGCCGCATTATCAATACCCATGTGGTCCCTGGTCAGCTGTAAATCAAATGACGGCCAAACCCAGGCGGATCATGCGATGGAGGAGGATATGGCAGATCCGCCCTATGCCAGTCATCCCGGACTTCAGCTTTATACCGTCCGGGAATTGTTTGCCAAGGACCCGGATGGCACCCTGCAGCAATTGGCGAATATGGGCATAAAACAGCTCGAATTTTACGATGCCACGGCTTTGAAAACCTATGTGCCCAAGGTGAAAGACCTGGGTATGGAAGTCATCAGCACCCATTTTTTACCCGGACTGATCACCGGAAACTGGGGGCCCGCAGAAGGTGGTATGACACCTCCGGAAAACTATTCCTTCGATCAAATGATTGAAGATTGTGCTTCCAATGGCGTGAAATATGCAGGAATCGCATTCCTTTTCCCCTGGGACCGTACCTCACTGGACGACTACAAGCACATTGCCGAAATGGCCAATAAAGCCGGCGAGAAAAGCAAAGCCTCCGGCGTACAGTTGTATTACCATAACCATTCATTCGAATTTAAACCCACCGACGGTACCACACCTTTTGTGGAAATGATGAAAATCATGGATCCCAATCTGGTAAAACTGGAACTGGATCTTTTCTGGGCTACCATCAGCGGCAATGACCCAGCTGCCATGATCACCAAATATTCCGACCGGGTCATCATGATGCACCTGAAAGACCTCAAAGCAGGTACTCCTCTGGATACCGATACGATGAATGTTGACCCCGGCGCATTTCAGGCCATGGGTGATGGAATCATTGATTTCAAACAGGTCCTGACGGCCGCCCATGCTGCCCATGTACCCTATGGATTTATCGAACAAGACCAGTCTCCGGAACGTCCGGTGATGGAATCCATCCAGCGGAGCCTTACTTATCTGAAAGGATTGGGGATGTAAAGGCTACCATACGGTATTGATGGATATGCTGTGAAACCCTCCCGGTAATTGATACCCTGCCAGGCTTCCGTGCTATTGATCGGACTGGGTCTGAATGCGGTAGGCATCCACGTTATTGCCATAAAAAGTGGGTACCAGAACCAGGTTCATGGCCGGGATGGTGGTTATATCCGCAGCGTTGATATCCAGGTTCTTGATGTCCAATACCTTTTCTTTCTGCCAGTCGTTGGTGACTGCATAGATCTCGCCATTCCAGTTTGAGATCAGCAGATTGTCCCCAAAAGGAGCGATGCCATCGCCTCCGGGCAGTTCATCCAGAACCGGATTAACCCTTTTAGTAGTCAGGTCTACCGTAAATACTTGTCCGATGTCAAATCCGGCTACCAGCAATTTGTCTCCTTCTACCAACAAGCCATTCGGGCCACCCAGCAGGGTATCCTGCAGGAAGAGGGTAACATCTTCGCCCTCGAGGGAATAGATGGTGTTGGTATTCGTGTCACTGACATACACCCGGCCATTTTGATCTACAGCGATGTCATTGAGAAAGGTCGCTCCCGGTACTTCATAAGTAGCCAGTATCTTACCGGACAGAATATCAATTTTAACGATCCGGGAAATATCCGCTACGTATAGATACTCGCCATAAAGACCCATGCCTTTGGGGCCGTTCAGATCGGTAACCCATTTACGATCGATGATCTTTCCGTCCAGCCCGACTTTCGCTATGAAGCCATCCCCGTCCCTGGCATCTGTCGGCACTTTGCCGATGCAGGCTACATACAGAATATTGTACGTTTCGTCGTAGAGAACACTTTCCGAGGTTGTTAATAAGGTGTCCGACTTCCAGGCCGGAGTCAGGATAATGGTCTCTTTGGTATCCGGAGGAAGCGGTGTCGATTTTTCAGGCTTATTGTTCGTACAACCAATCAAGAGGGAAGCCAGGATTCCCGGTATGGATAATAATCGTAAGGATCGCATGAAGGTAATGATTTGATGAATTTGACAGAAAAACAAGCGGGGTGGGGCGGATGTTGACGAGGGTTTCGTAATTTTTACTCAAACTGGTAATGAGATGAATCATTGGATAATTGTTGGAGCTCTTTTATTGTCAGGGTTTGCCTGTCAGCAACCGTCAGGTGAAGTTCAGAGCACTTCGGTGAAACGTATTCCGGTCCTTTTCGATACGGATGCCAACAATGAGCTGGATGACCAGCATGCACTGGCTTATCTCTTGTTTAACGACCAGACATTTGATATTCGTGGTATTTCCGTGAATTCAACCTTTAATGGCAGCACGATCCAACAACAATACGATGAAGCGCGGAGGATCATGGACCTGTGTGCAGCTCCTGCAACCATGCCCTTGTTGATGGGAGCGGACTCCGGATTTTTGAAGATCAGATCCCACCTCGATGCACCGGATTACGATGGTCATGAAGCGGTGGAATTTATTATTAATGAGATCCGGAATACGGACTCGATGGTGGTGATTGCCGTAGGTAAACTGACCAATATTGCCCTGGCCGTTCAAAAAGCGCCCGACATTGTCTCCCGTTTTCGCCTGGTCTGGCTGGGATCCAATTACCCGGAACCAGGAGAATACAACCAGGTCAATGATACGGCTGCACTATCCTTCTTGCTTAAAACAGACCTTCCCTTTGAAATCGTGACGGTTCGGTACGGCAAACCTTCAGGCACAGATGCCGTCAAGGTGACACGGGAGGAGATTTTACAGCACCTCGGAGGAAAAGGACCGCAAATGGAAACTCCGGTTACCGGTCGACACGGAGGAACATTTAACACGTTTGGGGATTATTCCGTGAACCTGTTTGATCATGCCGAAATGTACGGTGATCCGCCTTCACGGGCGTTGTTTGATCTGGCGGCAGTTGCCATTGTCAAGAACCCATCCTGGGCACATCTGCATTTTATCCCTGCACCCAGATTGGTCGATGGCAATTGGGTGGATCAACCGGAAAATCCCCGTCACATCGGCGTGTGGGAAGATTTTGCCCGCGACAGCATCATTCAGGACTTGTTTTCATCGGTTCCATAATTTCGGAAATGCAGGGACCGCATTGGATAAGGTATTTTCATTTGCTGTTACTATGGATAGGACTCCAACAGGTAGTCACAGGACAGGCTGATGCCAAATTTCACGTGGGTATCGAGCAGGATGTGGTCCCCTATGCCACAGGAGGTTATTTTGCCGGTGTCTGGCTGGGTAGAGGCCATTGGAAAACCCGCTTGCTGCATGTCAAGGCGACCAAGCCGGATTTTCTGCTGGCGGATGGCTTTACGGATAATGTGATCAAAGCCTATGCGATCGTGCTGGATTATAATTTGTCCACTTTTTCAAAGGGCTGGTGGCTGGGTGGCGGATTAGTCCGCTGGGATGCGTCGATCCGGTCTGCTCGTGATGGCATAAGTGCAGACTACCGGCTACACCTGGTGCATGGATCGCTGGGATATCATTTTCCATTGAGATATCATTTTTATATCAGCCCCTGGGCAGGCATGCATTTTAAGGTCACCGGACCCGGGGATGTGGCATTCTCCGCGGGCAATTACCGGATACCATTTCTGAATCCGGAGGCATCCATCAAGCTGGGCTGGTTTTTTTGAACGGGAAGGACCGGTCTTTAAGCCGATAAATGGAGGTCTATATCTAATTTTGATACAAAGGGCATCGTGTGGCGATTTCTAATCAATAAATTGGTCATCTAAATAAGCATCAATGAAAAGGCTTCTTCCAATGTTCTTCCTCCTGGTTACCCACTTTTTATTGTCAGGCCAGCAACTGGCTGACCGGATCGATTCGCTGATCAAGCCAGATTTTGACCAGCCGACCGGAATCACCGTTTTGGTAACCCAGCATGGCCAGACACGTTTCGACGGTGCCTATGGGTGGGCTAATGTGGAGCTACAGATTCCAATGCACACGGATGATGTATTCCGCTTGGGGTCGGTGACGAAACAGTTCACGTCGAGTGCTATCCTCCGTCTGGCAGAGCAGGGAAAACTGAACATCCAGGACGATATTCACAAATATTTTCCGGGCTACCCGACCGAAGGGCACACCATTACCATCGAGCACCTGCTGACCCATACGTCCGGTATCCCCAGCTACACGGATCTGCCGGAGTGGACACCGGAAGTGCATAGGAAAGATTTTACCCCCGATGAATTGATCCAGGAATTTAAGCGCGACACCCTGGATTTTGAGCCTGGGTCCCGGTTTAAATACAACAACACCGGCTATTTTATGCTCGGCGCCATCATCGAAAAGGTAAGTGGGATGACCTATGAAGAATACCTGCGGACCCAATTCTGGGAGCCCCTGGGGATGACGCATACCTTCTACGGTTCCAACAGCCCGATCATCCCCAATCGCATCCCGGGGTATGCTAAACAGGGCGACAAACTGATCAATGCTCCATTCCTGAGTATGACGCAGCCTTACGCAGCCGGGTCCCTGCTTTCGACGACCGGTGACCTGGCCATCTGGAACCATGCTGTTTTCTCGGATCAGGTGATCTCTGCAGCGAGTCGCAAAATGGCTCACACACCCTATACGCTGACAGACGGAAGTAAGACGAACTATGGTTACGGCTGGTTTATTGGCAATAAGTGGGATGAAAGGACCATCGAACACAGCGGCGGCATCCATGGCTTTCTGACCCAGAGCAAATATTTCCCGGACCAGGATCTGTATGTGGTGATCCTGTCCAATTGCAATTGTTTTGCACCGGGGGCTCTGGCGGACAAGATCGCCGGTCTGACCCTGGGCAAGTCGCTGGCCAAGCCGGTCATTGAAATTTCGGCTCAAACGATGCAGGATTATGTAGGTGAGTATACATTAGCTCCGGGTTTTATCATCACCATCTTCATTCAGAATGATAAGCTGATGGCGCAGGCGACCAATCAGGCTGCTTTGCAGTTATATGCCACCAAACCGGATTTGTTCTTCATCAAAGAAGTGGAAGCCCAGCTTGAGTTTGTCCGCAAGGAAGGGAAGGTAACGGAGCTGATCTTGCATCAGGGGGGCGCTGCACAGAATGCACCGCGTACCAAATAATGCGGGTGGCGATACCTCTATTGGTTCTCCTGGCGCTCGCGGCTTGCCGCGTAACCGGCCCGGATGAATTGGATTTTTCCAGCTGGGTTCAGCCGGTACCACGTGATGGTATCCTCATGGATTCGGCCTGGTACACCTGGGGCGGTTCGATGGTGCGTGGGTCCGACGGGAGATGTTATCTGTTTTATGCCCGATGGCCCCGCAACAAAGGCTTTCGGGGCTGGCTGGAATTCTCGGAAATTGCTCTCGCCACCGCCGATAACCCCACGGGGCCCTACCATTATCAGGAGACGGTGCTTACCGGGAGGGGCGATGATTACTGGGATGCTACCGCCGCCCATAATCCCCATATCAAGGCATTTGACGGCAAATATTATTTGTATTACATATCCAATCAATACCAGGATCTGGGTATGGATGCCTGGCATAACCGCATCTATACCCAGCGTATTGGCGTGGCCATAGCGGACGACCCATCCGGACCCTGGCAGCGGCTGGATAAGCCCGTGCTGGACTTGCAGCCCGGTAAAGCAGCTCATGGCTACGTGGTAAATCCTTCGGTGGCTGAAGGCCCTGATGGGCAATATTATATGCTGTTTAAGACCCGCCCGGAAGGGTCGGAAAAGGAATACGGCAAGGTATTTACGACGATCCATGCCATGGCCACCGCACCTTCACCCACCGGTCCCTTTACCATTGCCCACCAGCCTGTCTTTACGGAAGGCACCGGCGAGGACCCCTATCTGTGGGTGCAGGACGGGCGTTTTTATGCATTGGTGAAGGATATGTACGGTGAGTTTACCGGCGAGAAATCGTTGGCGCTCTTCACTTCCCCGGATGGTAAATCCTGGCATCCGGCGGCGCATTCCCTGGCGATGCCGCTACGCATCACCTGGGCGGATGGAGGTGTAGACAGCCTCCAGCATCTGGAACGTCCGCAGCTGTGGCTGGACCCGGAACGCCGGCAGGGCGTGTTGTTTTGTGCGGCCAGCTATGCCGATCCTCAGCGGAACAGGGACTGGAACACCTTTAATGTGCAGATCCCATTGCACTGGTAAGTTTATGATGTACCCTTAAATTCTTTATCCACAGAAATCTACGTTATGCCATATTTCTCTAAGGTAGAATCGAGCCCTGTCAAGGAGGGTGGAGTCGAAACCTGGGTCACTTGAAAGTCTTGGTAAAGGCAAGAGTTAAAAGTAAAGAGCGAATTAAAAGTACTTACTCAACAGGTGTTTCAATGACTTGTTCTATGGCAGATTCAACCAGTTGATTGAGAGAAACGCCTAATTCAATAGCTTTTCGGGCGGCAGCCCGGTGTAAGTCTGGTGATATACGGATATTGAATGATCCTTTGTAGGACTTCTCGAGCGGCTTGCCGGTTTGTTTACAGATTTCAATGTAGTCCTCGACCGCTTCCTGAAAGGAGCGTTTCAGCTCATCAACTGTCCTGCCTTCAAAAGTGACCAAATCAGTGATACCTTCGATCTTGCCGTAGAGTACTTCATCCTCAGCACTGAAATCAACTGAACCCAGGTAGTTTTTATATTTTAAAGAATTCTTCATATCACTTTTTCCTTTTTCAGTTCATCGATGATGTAAATTTTTTGGTATCGTTTCAATTCATTACCAGGATGGGGTTGATGTAACCGGATCAAATGTTTTGTGTAGTCGTTAAAGAAAGCTCTTCTTGAACCTGCTGTTTTTCCAGTCTTAATTTCTGAATATCCTAAGAGCCTTAACAGCGTGGCCAACTCCTGGTAGGTCAGAGATCCATTAAGGTTAAGTAGTTTGTTAACAAGTTTATCTTTCCTGGACACAACAATTGCAACTGAATATTAGTTGCAATTTAATGATAATAGTTGAATCTTGAGTCCACTCAATGATACATTAGATTTTGTGTAACCTTTGGTATGGTTTGCATCAACTATCCGGGTCGAGAAGGACATAAGATGGGAGCACAATTAATCGGGGTTTGGTGTAAGCCGCAAATGTTTGTTTTATACCTTGGACTAACTTGAAGCTGAATCATCATGCACATTGAAAATATAGAACCAAAAGCCCAGTTATGAGTCCAAATAAATTCCATACACCTGCATCGCTGGTGCTGATGCTGGCACTCCTCTCAACTTCCTATGGCCTAAGTCAGGATGGCTTGCTGGCATCGGTTTTCCGGAGCAATTCCGATTCACTGTTCCAGCGGGTCGTAGGGCATCCGGACGATTACCGCATTCAGATCATCTACACCCAGATCGACCGGGATGAAAACAATGTACCCCACTGCACCAACCATTATTTTCATGTCGATCCGGACGATTATTTTAACCCGGCGTCAACGGTGAAATTGCCGACCGCCATCTTTTCCCTGGAAAAGATCAATGCACTGAACATCGAAGGCCTTTCAAAATATTCCACTGTGCAATACGAAGCCGGCGAGGCCAGGGAGTCGGCTGTTTTTCAGGACAGCACGGCGGAGAATGGCTTTCCATCGCTTGCCCAGTACATCCGCAAGGCCTTTCTGGTCAGCGAAAACGATCCGTACAACCGCTTTTACCAGTGGGTGACACCGGAAACCATCAACAGGAAATTTCAGCAGCTGGGATTTGCTCACAGCCGCATAACCAGTCAGTTCCTGGGACTGAGTGTCGAGGAAAACCGGCATACCAACCCGGTGCGTTTCCTGGATACGGAAGGCCATATCCTTTACCGGCAGGATGCCGCCTACAACCAGGATTCGTTTGATTTCAGCCAGGAAGTATTCATCGGGGACAAACATTACGACCGGCAGGGGAATCTGCTGGATGGTCCGATCGAATTCACCCGTGCCAATAAGATTGCCCTGGAAGACCTGCAGCAACTATTGCAACGCCTGGTATTTCCCGAGTCGGTAACCCCGGAAAAAAGATACCAGCTCAACCTGGATGACTATGAATATCTGTACCGCTACCTGTCTCAGTATCCATCGGAGACCAACTATCCCAAATACGATGCAGACCAATATTTCGACAGCTATGCCAAGTTCTTCTTCAGGGCGGGCGGTCCGCAGATGCCCCCGAATGTCCGGGTATTTAACAAGGTAGGGTGGGCGTATGGCTTTTTGACGGATGTGTCGTACGTCGTGGATTTTGAGCACCAGACGGAATTTATGCTTACGGCGACGGTTTATGCGAACAGCGACGGAATTCTTAACGATGGCGAATACGATTACGAGACCGTGGGCTGGCCCTTTTTATATCAGCTGGGCCAGACCGTTTACCGGTACGATTTAAACCGGAAGCGTGAATACACGCCGGACTTATCCCGCTTTATGATGCGCTATACCAAGCGTGGTGAGGACGGCCGGCCGGCACTGAAGGACGTGGATAATTAATTGGGTGCACGGAGGGCCGTGGAAATTTACAACGAGAATCCCAGAGATATGGAGGAGGTACATGGAGAGTACCCGGAGTGTGGTGGAAGGATTTATTCCCGCCCTGTTCTGTGGATAACACGATGTATTAGGAATAGGAGCTCTCGAAAAATAGCATTAAATTGGAATTATCAGCCTATTGACCTTTTTTTACCGGACCGCTGGCTGCGTTCAGCCTAAAGCGACAATTCCGGCATATCTGTCCTGGCGGCAGAGCCCTCCGTACTGCCTGCACGAACGCTATCAGGCTGCGGGCATAAACAGGCTGATGATAACGGGAAGCGTCAAGGTCCGTATGGTAGATGATTAAAAAGCGCAATGTTGATACAGGAAATACGTGGATATAAGTAAGTTAGCGGATATTATTAAGACGACATTAGCACATAGACTTGAAATGAAAAAGACTGATTTATTAAATAACGGAATTCCAATTGCTCCTTCATTAAATCCGACTTTGGAGGCGGAAAATTTTGAACCACGACAGGGTGAAAACAAAAAACGACTGCTGACAATTTCTTCGATCGCTTTTCTAATTGCAGTTCTGGTAAGTTTTATAGCCAAATTTCTAATTTATCTTATTGACTTCTTTACAAATATTTCATTCTACGGAAATTTTTCATTCTCCCATTCAACTCCTGCGACAAACTCACTTGGAATTTTTGTTGTTATAATTCCCGCTATCGGAGGAGTAATTGTTGGTTTAATGGCTCTATATGGGTCAAAAGCAATTCGAGGACATGGCATTCCCGAAGCAATGGAACAAATCCTGACAAATCAAAGTAAAATAAAACCAGCGATTACCTATCTAAAACCGCTCTCATCAGCAATATCAATAGGAACAGGCGGACCATTTGGTGCAGAAGGACCAATCATTGCGACAGGTGGAGCATTAGGTTCAACAATTGGACAACTATTAAAAATATCGCACAATGAAAGAAAAATATTGCTTGCGGCAGGTGCGACAGCGGGCATGGCAGCAATTTTTGGTAGTCCTATAGCAGCAATGTTTTTAGCAATAGAATTGTTGCTGTTTGAATTTTCGCCCCGCTCACTTATTCCTGTTGCAATAGCATGTATGGTTGGAGCTGCAGGACATCACCTACTGTTTGGACAAAAGCCTGTTTTCGAAATGGGCAATATAGCAACTCCAAATATTTTTGCACTTGTTACGTGCTGTATCATGGGCATTGTTATTGGGTTATTATCTGTTTTTGTCAGCAAAGCAGTTTATTTTATTGAAGAAGCTTTTGAAAAGCTGCCCATTCATTGGATGTGGTGGCCTGCTATTGGAGGACTTTTAGTTGGGGGAGTAGGTTATTTTGCTCCGCGAACGCTTGGGGTGGGTTACGAAAATATTACAGATGTTCTTTCAGGTAATTTAAGCATGCAGGTTATTTTATCACTTTGCATTTTAAAATTTATTTCATGGGCAATCGCCTTAGGAAGTGGAACATCGGGAGGAACTTTAGCTCCCTTGCTAACTATCGGAGGTGCAACTGGCGCATTATTGGGAATGATTATTCTTTATTTATTTCCTTCATCGGGGATTACAATTCCTTTGGCAGCATTAGTGGGTATGGCAGCCATGTTTGCAGGAGCATCAAGAGCGTTATTGACTTCAATTATTTTTGCACTTGAAACTACTTTTCAATCCAATGCTTTACTTCCGCTTCTTGTAACGTGTGTTGCATCTTATATAGTTTCCTTTTTTCTAATGGAGCATACAATTATGACAGAAAAAATTGCACGAAGAGGTGTTAAAACTCCCCAATCCTATGAACCAGATATGTTAGAGGGAATAACAGTTGAACAAGTAATAACTAACAATGGGATTGTGATAAATGAAGATAACAGCATTAAAGAAGTTCGTGAATGGGTAAACAAAGAACCAAATTTAAAATCAAATTATCTCATTGTCTCAAATAAAGAAGGTGAATATAAAGGGCTATTGAGTTCTTTAGACTTATTCAGTGAAAACAATGGCCTAGATGAAAAAATCGAAATTCTACTAAATCAGCATCGTGTATCTATACAGCTAAATGACACCCTTAGGACTGCTGTTGAAACAATGGCGAAAGAAAATATTGATGTATTACCAGTTCTTGCAACAGGGAATAAAAGCATCATCGGACTTATTAGCTACCACGACATAATAGCAACATACAAGTATGGAATTGACGAACACGAAATGAAGCGACCTCATATTTCATTGAAAAGAAAAGGGCTAAAAATATTACTGCGGGGACAAAAAATAATTCAATTGACAAAGAGAAAAAGTAAATAACATCCGCTAACACGGGTTTTGCGTTAGTGGGCGGACAGTGCAAATATAAACATTTGAGCAATTAATATACGTTGGTGCTGGCAGACAGTTTGCGGTTTCAAAAGCCCACCAACGCAAAGCCCGAAACCGTCAGACTGTGCAATAACCTATAATTATATTTTTTAATGTGATACTTTTTTCGTAAATTAATACTATCACCTACGAACATATATTATGGACTTTGTCGAAGGTCAAGATCGCGAACAAATGTTCATCTCTTCGATCGAACAAATGGTCGACCCAGAAGCTTTTGTTCGTATTATCGATGCTTTTATTGATGTGCTTCCTCTAGAGCAGTTTGATTTCAAAAACCTTGAGTTAAATGAACAGGGTCGCCCACCGTTTCACCCAGGTGTACTCCTCAAACTTTATCTCTATGGCTATCAGAATGGCATCCGGTCCTGCCGTAAACTAGAACATGCCTGTAAGGTCAATCTGGAAGTCATCTGGCTTTTAAAAGGTAGACGACCTCACTATAAGACCATTGCTAATTTCCGCAAGCAGAATGCACTAGCTTTTCGTCAGGTCTTTCGCCATTTTGTTGCCATGCTCAAAGGCTGGAGACTTATTGAGGGCAAAACCATTGCGATCGACTCTTTTAAAGTCCGGGCTCAAAATAGCCTCAAAAACAACTACAATTTGGCCAAAATCCACCGGCACCTGGATTACATCGATGCCAAAATCGATGCTTACTGTGAAGAACTCGATCAAGCTGATGATGACGAAGAAAAAGAGCAGCTGCATGCCAAGATCAACGATCAGATTGACAAGTGGAATCAGTACTGCGAACTTGGAGATGAAATCATCCAATCCGGTAAAGAACAACTGTCCACTACCGATCCCGATGCTCAAGCTGTTATCCTACACCGAAATATTGTCAACGTAGGATATAACATCCAAGCAGCTAGTGATGCTAAACACAAGCTCCTCGCTGCCTTTGATACCGGTGATGTCAATGATACCCATGCCCTCGAATCCATGGTCCTCCAGGTTCAAGAAAACTTGGAAATCACTAAGTTTGATGTACTCGCTGATAAAGGATATCATACCGCCGCCCAGCTAGCAGCCTGTGAAGCCCTCAACGTTACCACTTATGTTTCACCTAAAGCCAACTCAGCCAATATCACCAATCAAGTCTTCCCGGTCGAGGACTTCAAATATCACCCTGGATCCGATACCTATCGTTGCCCCAATGGTTCCATCTTGCGATCCAATGAAATGATCTACCATCGCAAATCTAAAAAGCCCAAACATCCAGCTGCACGTTTTAAACATTACAGAACAGCTGATTGCAAGCATTGCCCCATTCGATCGCAATGCACCAATGCCAGAAATGGCAGAATCATCCAACGAATCGAATTCCAATCTTCTATTGATCGCAACAATAAGCGAGTACATCAAAAACCAGACTACTACCGCCAACGTCAACAAATCATTGAGCATCAATTCGGAACTTTCAAAAGACAATGGGATTTCACTTATGTCCTCATGAAAGGAAAGGATCAAATACTTGGTGAGATCGCACTTCTATTCTCAACCTACAATCTCAGGAGAACTGTTTCTATACTTGGATTTTCGGTATTCCTCAAGCGCCTAAAAGACGCTTTTTTGACTATATTTGATAATATACTGCTGACAGTCTTGATGGTACGCCACATTCAACTTTCATTTTTAACATACCCTCAGCTGCCACAGTTTAGGACAACACAAAAGATAAATTAGATAGGGAGTTGATGCACAGACTCCCGTTAGCGGTAATTATAAAACAACATAATAACAAAAAATGAAACAAATTCTGACATTAACACTTTTATTAATTGGCATCCTGACATTTGGGCAAAGTCAATCTGTATCAATTGACAAGAAGGAAAAGGAACAAGTCATAGATTCCCTGTCAATTCTTCTATCCAACTATTACATTTTCCCTGAAAAGATTCCACCAACCATTTCACTCCTTAAAGTAAATTACAAAAAGGGTGTTTACGATAAGATTAATGACCCGAATGAATTTGCCGACAAACTAACGTTCGATGTTATTTCAATTACGAATGATAAACATTTTCGTATAGCGTTTGACCCAGAAACAGTTGATGAAGAGCGTAAATATAAGGCGAATAGTTCAGCTTCTACATCTGAAAAAGACAGAACAACAAACTTTGGCTTTGACCAAGTTAAAATATTGAATGGCAATATTGGTTATATAAACCTAAAAGGTTTTTACGATCTTTCATATTCTTCAGCACCGCTTAATGCAGCAATGAATTTTGTGGCAAATTCGGACGCTTTAATAATCGATTTGAGAAACAATCACGGTGGAGCATCAGACTTAGGCCCATATTTCTCAGCGTTCTTTTTCAAAGAGCCACAATTACTATACGATTTTTA harbors:
- a CDS encoding type II toxin-antitoxin system HicB family antitoxin: MKNSLKYKNYLGSVDFSAEDEVLYGKIEGITDLVTFEGRTVDELKRSFQEAVEDYIEICKQTGKPLEKSYKGSFNIRISPDLHRAAARKAIELGVSLNQLVESAIEQVIETPVE
- a CDS encoding serine hydrolase encodes the protein MKRLLPMFFLLVTHFLLSGQQLADRIDSLIKPDFDQPTGITVLVTQHGQTRFDGAYGWANVELQIPMHTDDVFRLGSVTKQFTSSAILRLAEQGKLNIQDDIHKYFPGYPTEGHTITIEHLLTHTSGIPSYTDLPEWTPEVHRKDFTPDELIQEFKRDTLDFEPGSRFKYNNTGYFMLGAIIEKVSGMTYEEYLRTQFWEPLGMTHTFYGSNSPIIPNRIPGYAKQGDKLINAPFLSMTQPYAAGSLLSTTGDLAIWNHAVFSDQVISAASRKMAHTPYTLTDGSKTNYGYGWFIGNKWDERTIEHSGGIHGFLTQSKYFPDQDLYVVILSNCNCFAPGALADKIAGLTLGKSLAKPVIEISAQTMQDYVGEYTLAPGFIITIFIQNDKLMAQATNQAALQLYATKPDLFFIKEVEAQLEFVRKEGKVTELILHQGGAAQNAPRTK
- a CDS encoding nucleoside hydrolase, which produces MNHWIIVGALLLSGFACQQPSGEVQSTSVKRIPVLFDTDANNELDDQHALAYLLFNDQTFDIRGISVNSTFNGSTIQQQYDEARRIMDLCAAPATMPLLMGADSGFLKIRSHLDAPDYDGHEAVEFIINEIRNTDSMVVIAVGKLTNIALAVQKAPDIVSRFRLVWLGSNYPEPGEYNQVNDTAALSFLLKTDLPFEIVTVRYGKPSGTDAVKVTREEILQHLGGKGPQMETPVTGRHGGTFNTFGDYSVNLFDHAEMYGDPPSRALFDLAAVAIVKNPSWAHLHFIPAPRLVDGNWVDQPENPRHIGVWEDFARDSIIQDLFSSVP
- a CDS encoding sugar phosphate isomerase/epimerase — encoded protein: MTKSINRKEFIRLSTAAALSIPMWSLVSCKSNDGQTQADHAMEEDMADPPYASHPGLQLYTVRELFAKDPDGTLQQLANMGIKQLEFYDATALKTYVPKVKDLGMEVISTHFLPGLITGNWGPAEGGMTPPENYSFDQMIEDCASNGVKYAGIAFLFPWDRTSLDDYKHIAEMANKAGEKSKASGVQLYYHNHSFEFKPTDGTTPFVEMMKIMDPNLVKLELDLFWATISGNDPAAMITKYSDRVIMMHLKDLKAGTPLDTDTMNVDPGAFQAMGDGIIDFKQVLTAAHAAHVPYGFIEQDQSPERPVMESIQRSLTYLKGLGM
- a CDS encoding serine hydrolase, with the protein product MSPNKFHTPASLVLMLALLSTSYGLSQDGLLASVFRSNSDSLFQRVVGHPDDYRIQIIYTQIDRDENNVPHCTNHYFHVDPDDYFNPASTVKLPTAIFSLEKINALNIEGLSKYSTVQYEAGEARESAVFQDSTAENGFPSLAQYIRKAFLVSENDPYNRFYQWVTPETINRKFQQLGFAHSRITSQFLGLSVEENRHTNPVRFLDTEGHILYRQDAAYNQDSFDFSQEVFIGDKHYDRQGNLLDGPIEFTRANKIALEDLQQLLQRLVFPESVTPEKRYQLNLDDYEYLYRYLSQYPSETNYPKYDADQYFDSYAKFFFRAGGPQMPPNVRVFNKVGWAYGFLTDVSYVVDFEHQTEFMLTATVYANSDGILNDGEYDYETVGWPFLYQLGQTVYRYDLNRKREYTPDLSRFMMRYTKRGEDGRPALKDVDN
- a CDS encoding gluconolaconase, whose translation is MRSLRLLSIPGILASLLIGCTNNKPEKSTPLPPDTKETIILTPAWKSDTLLTTSESVLYDETYNILYVACIGKVPTDARDGDGFIAKVGLDGKIIDRKWVTDLNGPKGMGLYGEYLYVADISRIVKIDILSGKILATYEVPGATFLNDIAVDQNGRVYVSDTNTNTIYSLEGEDVTLFLQDTLLGGPNGLLVEGDKLLVAGFDIGQVFTVDLTTKRVNPVLDELPGGDGIAPFGDNLLISNWNGEIYAVTNDWQKEKVLDIKNLDINAADITTIPAMNLVLVPTFYGNNVDAYRIQTQSDQ
- a CDS encoding family 43 glycosylhydrolase, yielding MAIPLLVLLALAACRVTGPDELDFSSWVQPVPRDGILMDSAWYTWGGSMVRGSDGRCYLFYARWPRNKGFRGWLEFSEIALATADNPTGPYHYQETVLTGRGDDYWDATAAHNPHIKAFDGKYYLYYISNQYQDLGMDAWHNRIYTQRIGVAIADDPSGPWQRLDKPVLDLQPGKAAHGYVVNPSVAEGPDGQYYMLFKTRPEGSEKEYGKVFTTIHAMATAPSPTGPFTIAHQPVFTEGTGEDPYLWVQDGRFYALVKDMYGEFTGEKSLALFTSPDGKSWHPAAHSLAMPLRITWADGGVDSLQHLERPQLWLDPERRQGVLFCAASYADPQRNRDWNTFNVQIPLHW